In the Gossypium arboreum isolate Shixiya-1 chromosome 10, ASM2569848v2, whole genome shotgun sequence genome, one interval contains:
- the LOC128281789 gene encoding uncharacterized protein LOC128281789 — MVIISRPKNNEAGVQMPPRVIIQRPTVFPYKDSKKIPWNYNCSVMMPGKESPVDASRGDQGKGFYTRSGRRYDTANEEVQPIKGKAQVVEEMKGKVAKPINEPVNEEEAKGFLKFLKHSEYSVVEQLRKQPARISVLALLLSSEVYRSALMKILNETYVANDISVNKLDRLVNNISADNYILFNDDEIPPGGMGSTKALHITTRCKGYTLPGVLIDNGSTLNVLPLTTLNRLPIDSSHMKECQTIVKVFDGTERKVMGKIEVPLQIEPNTCEVDFLVMDIKPSYNYLLGRPWIHSAEAVPSSLHQKLKLVSEGRLITIKAEEDIIATVSNNAPYLETDDETIECSFRSLEFVNAMFIAEGSEILVPKLSKTTRMSLQLTIGRGALPGRGLGRHLQGKVETPMPKDKRDRLGLGFKPNAKQRKRELEKK; from the coding sequence ATGGTGATCATTTcgagacccaaaaataatgaagccGGAGTACAAATGCCACCGAGGGTCATAATCCAAAGACCTACAGTTTTCCCTTACAAAGACAGCAAAAAGATCCCATGGAATTATAATTGCAGTGTGATGATGCCGGGAAAGGAGAGCCCGGTTGACGCTTCAAGAGGGGACCAAGGCAAGGGTTTCTATACACGTAGCGGGAGGCGTTATGATACGGCGAATGAGGAGGTACAGCCCATAAAAGGAAAAGCCCAGGTGGTTGAGGAAATGAAGGGAAAAGTAGCCAAACCTATTAATGAGCCAGTTAACGAAGAGGAGGCCAAGGggtttttaaaattcctaaagcatagCGAATATAGCGTGGTGGAACAGCTACGTAAACAACCAGCCCGTATTTCGGTGTTGGCCTTACTTCTAAGCTCGGAAGTTTATCGTAGCGCGCTAATGAAGATCTTAAACGAGACATACGTTGCCAATGACATCTCCGTTAACAAGCTGGACCGTTTGGTGAACAACATAAGTGCTGACAATTATATCTTATTTAATGACGATGAGATACCACCCGGAGGCATGGGGTCGACTAAAGCTCTGCATATCACCACGCGCTGTAAAGGGTACACGCTGCCAGGCGTACTGATTGACAATGGGTCGACTTTAAACGTCCTGCCTTTGACCACGCTGAATAGATTACCTATagacagctctcacatgaagGAGTGCCAGACCATCGTAAAAGTATTTGATGGCACAGAAAGAAAAGTGATGGGCAAAATCGAGGTGCCTCTTCAGATTGAGCCAAACACATGTGAGGTGGATTTCCTCgtaatggacatcaagccctcATACAATTACTTGTTGGGAAGGCCCTGGATACATTCGGCTGAGGCAGTACCTTCCTCGTTGCATCAGAAATTGAAACTAGTATCGGAAGGGAGATTGATAACGATCAAGGCTGAGGAGGATATTATTGCAACTGTGAGCAATAATGCAccctatttggagacagatgacgAAACAATCGAATGCTCATTTCGATCTTTGGAATTTGTTAATGCGATGTTCATCGCCGAGGGAAGTGAAATTCTGGTGCCAAAATTGTCTAAAACCACGAGGATGAGCCTCCAGTTGACGATTGGAAGAGGGGCCCTACCCGGAAGGGGACTTgggagacatctgcaaggaaAGGTTGAAACGCCAATGCCAAAAGATAAGAGAGACCGTTTAGGTTTAGGATTTAAGCCGAATGCGAAACAAAGGAAAAGGGAGCTGGAAAAGAagtaa